A window of Diospyros lotus cultivar Yz01 chromosome 14, ASM1463336v1, whole genome shotgun sequence contains these coding sequences:
- the LOC127790643 gene encoding uncharacterized protein LOC127790643, protein MDDLRQPVLPTPSPPLAIEGEHWTRAEAAAHKIIGQVQPTHVSERRRGEVIYYVQRLIRGRLGCEVFPFGSVPLKTYLPDGDIDLTTFGGVNIEDSLVNDVISVLQSEEKSSAAEFVVKDVQLIRAEVKLVKCIIQNIVVDISFSQSGGLCTLCFLELVDRFIGKDHLFKRSIILIKAWCYYESRILGAHHGLISTYGLETLVLYIFHLFHSKLNGPLAVLYRFLDYFSKFDWDNYCISLTGPVRKSSLPAIVAEEPEDGGSDLLLSKDFLRHCADMFSIPSRGVDTNLRAFPHKHLNIVDPLKENNNLGRSVSKGNFCRIRSAFTYGSRKLWQILLHQEDRIPSELYKFFSNTLDRHGSGQRPDVQDPVPITGDYCSLPRFLFPANQSSQDEKIISELKSANSVHLNGVYKLNLDGSSNEGSNYVEASGMEMKKGRTVNEHKKSSEEVVNSAPLSEIDGSINRVAAKGHRFSGDAEDLATSKFQSLRISSDPAKVNHSSGEEEKSQRPIVHFAPHLFFSGSASSNAMVEHGKADVKGPENTGLTGERVSSGLLPLPDEAAGIFAGYGREKSLSFSNQDMLATDASKDVALISNPVSCSSAAYKPGYREMTCVGAACSPGYLQSLIDLSGDYESHFNSLNYVRQSYEHSSSVPALPVPPAFIPQLQNKSSWDLIQNGGQFKRDGLLDANVNGVVRRPPFHPMNSLLIPGGTFGVEEIKPRGTGTYIPHTNRPPYQKPLTGRAMNQEPARSPRNSGRAATTMEAIFPHNRSSHEHFSSEGNAKPGPSDFSGAHSPGHVRLGVQLVEGSKNASSLTQTPAHSHPTREMQKSKPVLGMNQDRMMAGSSYRLKNEDDFPPLPV, encoded by the exons ATGGACGATCTCCGGCAGCCAGTACTGCCAACGCCGTCGCCGCCGCTGGCAATTGAGGGAGAGCACTGGACAAGGGCAGAAGCGGCTGCTCACAAGATCATAGGCCAGGTTCAGCCGACTCATGTGTCCGAGAGGAGGAGGGGTGAGGTTATTTATTACGTGCAGAGGTTAATCCGAGGGCGTCTAGGTTGCGAG GTTTTTCCATTTGGATCAGTCCCACTGAAAACATATCTTCCAGATGGAGACATTGATTTGACAACCTTTGGAGGTGTAAATATTGAGGACAGTTTGGTAAATGATGTGATTTCTGTACTTCAATCAGAAGAAAAAAGTAGTGCTGCTGAATTTGTAGTGAAAGATGTTCAACTCATCCGAGCTGAG GTTAAGCTTGTCAAATGCATCATTCAGAATATTGTGGTTGATATTTCATTCAGTCAGTCAGGAGGACTCTGTACTTTATGCTTCCTCGAGCTG GTTGATCGCTTCATTGGAAAAGATCATCTCTTCAAACGCAGTATCATACTGATTAAGGCATGGTGCTATTATGAAAGTAGGATACTTGGTGCTCACCATGGCTTGATTTCGACATATGGTTTGGAGACTTTGGTTCTATACATCTTCCATCTTTTCCATTCAAAATTGAATGGCCCCTTAGCA GTTCTATATAGATTTTTGGACTATTTTAGCAAATTTGATTGGGATAACTACTGCATTAGTTTAACTGGTCCCGTCCGCAAATCTTCCTTGCCAGCGATTGTGG CTGAGGAGCCTGAAGATGGTGGGAGCGACCTCCTTCTTAGTAAAGATTTTCTTAGGCACTGTGCAGACATGTTCTCAATTCCTTCCAGAGGTGTTGACACAAATTTGCGAGCATTTCCCCACAAGCACCTCAATATAGTAGATCCACTAAAAGAAAACAACAACCTTGGCCGCAGTGTCAGCAAAG GAAATTTCTGCCGAATCCGGAGTGCTTTCACATATGGGTCCCGAAAACTTTGGCAGATCCTTTTGCACCAAGAAGATCGCATACCTAGTGAACTATATAAATTTTTCTCTAACACTTTGGACAGGCATGGAAGTGGACAGAGGCCTGATGTTCAAGACCCTGTCCCCATCACTGGCGATTATTGTTCTCTTCCTAGATTTTTATTTCCAGCAAACCAGTCATCTCaagatgagaaaataatttctgAATTAAAGTCTGCTAATTCAGTTCACTTAAATGGAGTATACAAGTTGAACCTTGATGGATCATCCAACGAAGGCAGTAATTATGTTGAGGCATCAGGGATGGAGATGAAAAAAGGGAGAACTGtaaatgaacataaaaaaaGCTCTGAAGAAGTGGTTAACTCTGCACCGTTATCAGAAATTGATGGTTCTATAAATAGGGTTGCTGCTAAGGGCCATCGCTTTTCTGGGGATGCGGAAGACCTTGCAACCTCCAAATTTCAAAGTCTTAGAATTTCTAGTGATCCAGCTAAAGTTAACCATTCAAGTGGTGAGGAGGAGAAGTCCCAGCGACCTATTGTACATTTTGCACCACATCTCTTTTTCTCTGGCTCTGCATCTAGTAATGCAATGGTTGAGCATGGAAAGGCTGACGTTAAGGGGCCAGAAAACACTGGTTTAACTGGAGAGAGAGTTTCTTCTGGGCTCTTGCCTTTGCCAGATGAAGCAGCAGGCATTTTTGCTGGCTATGGCCGTGAGAAGAGCTTGTCTTTCAGCAATCAGGATATGCTAGCCACAGATGCATCAAAGGATGTTGCCTTGATCTCCAATCCTGTTTCTTGTTCCTCAGCTGCTTATAAGCCTGGCTATAGGGAAATGACCTGTGTGGGTGCTGCTTGTAGTCCTGGATATTTGCAGTCCTTGATCGATCTCAGTGGGGATTATGAGAGTCATTTTAACAGTTTGAATTATGTTAGGCAGAGCTATGAGCACTCCTCGAGTGTGCCTGCATTGCCCGTGCCTCCAGCATTCATCCCCCAGCTTCAGAATAAGAGCTCATGGGATTTGATCCAGAATGGGGGTCAATTCAAGCGGGATGGTTTACTCGATGCGAATGTTAATGGTGTTGTCCGACGACCACCTTTCCATCCCATGAACTCACTGCTAATACCTGGTGGAACTTTTGGTGTGGAAGAGATAAAGCCACGAGGAACTGGGACATATATCCCACATACG AACCGGCCTCCATACCAGAAGCCTTTGACTGGAAGGGCAATGAATCAGGAGCCAGCCAGGTCCCCTCGTAACAGTGGTCGAGCAGCGACAACTATGGAGGCAATCTTCCCACACAACAGAAGCAGTCACGAACACTTCTCTTCTGAAGGCAATGCAAAACCTGGACCTTCAGATTTCTCTGGGGCCCATTCACCTGGGCATGTTCGGTTGGGAGTGCAGTTGGTGGAGGGCAGTAAAAATGCCTCTTCGCTGACCCAAACTCCTGCTCATAGCCATCCAACAAGGGAAATGCAGAAGTCAAAGCCTGTACTTGGTATGAATCAGGATAG GATGATGGCAGGATCATCATACCGTTTGAAGAATGAAGACGATTTCCCGCCTCTGCCAGTCTGA
- the LOC127789746 gene encoding transcription repressor OFP1-like: MGNHRFRLANMLPNAWFYKLKDLRRATAPNHNPRRNKKDHPSSSSSSSSSSSSTSYSSSLPPPHQSKTTLQISHQRKSYYFSRELTPPPQSPSHFPESPRKSSTQSRRSSSTTNARRKRASPRLVTASVSAGCSCRATLDSVWTKPDSTSEDYPNSPLDTSSDVESLFPELGSDHGNDDYSHPTNNSISSSTSCQCRVLKNDDIVIDMNENDKHPLNTNRDGFNTVVSHVQLPPISTKKPDNFRGTNPAQLEPRSIITTRREKRSSPGVRLRTNSPRIAASWKIQGHGRKSVSSSGRTGTSLSDSFAVVKSSADPQRDFKESMVEMILENNIRASKDLEDLLACYLQLNSDEYHELIIKVFKQIWLDFADVRLK; the protein is encoded by the coding sequence ATGGGTAACCACAGGTTCAGACTAGCAAACATGTTACCAAATGCCTGGTTTTACAAGCTCAAGGACCTCCGCAGAGCCACCGCCCCAAACCACAATCCCCGTAGAAATAAGAAAGAccacccttcttcttcttcctcttcttcttcttcttcttcttcaacatctTATTCATCGTCTCTTCCCCCTCCACACCAATCCAAGACCACCCTGCAAATCTCCCACCAAAGAAAGTCCTACTACTTCTCCAGAGAGCTTACTCCTCCCCCGCAATCGCCGTCCCATTTCCCTGAATCACCCCGAAAATCATCGACGCAGAGCCGCCGCAGCTCCTCCACCACAAACGCCAGGAGAAAGAGAGCCTCCCCACGGCTTGTCACCGCCTCCGTCTCAGCCGGCTGCAGCTGCCGCGCCACCCTCGACTCCGTCTGGACTAAGCCCGATTCCACCTCCGAGGACTACCCAAATTCTCCTCTTGACACCTCCTCCGACGTCGAATCTCTCTTCCCCGAACTTGGCTCCGACCACGGCAACGATGACTATTCCCACCCCACCAATAATTCAATTTCATCTTCTACATCTTGCCAATGCAGAGTACTCAAGAATGATGATATTGTCATTGACATGAACGAGAACGACAAGCATCCATTGAATACAAACAGAGATGGGTTCAACACCGTTGTTTCCCATGTTCAACTTCCTCCAATCTCAACCAAGAAGCCTGATAACTTTCGAGGCACAAATCCAGCTCAATTGGAGCCAAGAAGTATCATCACGACTCGCAGAGAAAAGAGGAGCAGTCCCGGCGTGAGGCTTCGCACCAACTCGCCAAGAATAGCGGCGAGCTGGAAGATTCAAGGGCATGGTCGGAAAAGCGTGTCATCGAGCGGACGTACCGGAACAAGCCTTTCGGATAGCTTCGCCGTGGTGAAGTCATCGGCGGATCCGCAGAGAGATTTCAAGGAGTCAATGGTGGAGATGATTCTGGAAAACAACATCAGGGCATCCAAGGACCTGGAAGATCTCCTTGCATGTTATCTTCAGCTGAATTCAGATGAATATCATGAGCTCATAATCAAGGTGTTCAAGCAAATCTGGTTGGATTTTGCTGATGTCAGGTTGAAATAA
- the LOC127790194 gene encoding U-box domain-containing protein 16, producing the protein MAVSPHAFPPRKRRPSAGAFVTPDVSDRRLLQALLALSQEVSSLRPLRCLLRRNSASIIRKTKLLSVLFEELLRNQIHFFSPSALLCFEELYIVLQRIKTLIEDCSNVSKMWLLMQSQSFANAFHELTVDLSTLLDILPAKDLSLSEDVEELVVLIRKHCSDTKADVDPSDNNLRVQVLKMLDRIKREIVPDHSDLAQIFDQLQLRDSTSCRDEIESLEDEVQNQKDEKSKSDVIALIGLVRYAKCVLYGASTPRTSGRRRRSVVDVNIPAEFRCPISLDLMRDPVVVSTGQTYDRASISPWIESGKNTCPMTGQTLSHTDLIPNRALKNLIAMWCREQRIPFEAKELNDKVNGVIQNKTALEATRMTVTFLLNKLMASESAEAASRVVHELRALAKSDSDSRACIAEAGGLPCLVKYLISSEYPNLQLNAVTTILNLSILEANKIKIMETEGVLNGVIEVLRSGATWEAKGNAAATIFSLTGVHAHRKILGRKTRVVKGLVDLARNGPASSQRDALVAILSLAGDREAVGKLVEGGVVELTSELMDALPEESATILDVVVKRGGLVAIAAAYHVIKKLAAVLRDGTDRARESAAATLVNICRKGGSEAVAELAGVAGIERVIWEMLGMGTGRARRKAASLLRILRRWAAGLDGDVTAAGFSTTNVRSSTRMALPV; encoded by the coding sequence ATGGCAGTTTCACCTCATGCTTTCCCCCCAAGAAAGAGACGCCCATCGGCCGGAGCTTTCGTGACCCCCGATGTCTCCGACAGAAGGCTGCTCCAAGCTTTGCTCGCCCTCTCACAAGAAGTATCGTCTCTACGACCTCTACGATGTCTTCTCCGCCGGAATTCGGCTTCCATCATCCGCAAAACCAAGCTGCTCTCGGTCTTGTTTGAAGAGCTGCTTCGTAATCAAATCCATTTCTTTTCGCCGTCGGCTCTATTGTGCTTCGAGGAATTGTATATAGTCTTGCAGCGAATCAAGACTCTGATTGAAGATTGTTCCAACGTAAGCAAGATGTGGCTTCTCATGCAAAGCCAATCTTTTGCCAATGCTTTTCACGAGCTCACCGTTGATCTGTCGACACTCTTAGATATTTTGCCTGCGAAAGATTTGAGTTTGAGCGAAGATGTTGAAGAATTGGTTGTTCTGATCAGAAAGCACTGCTCGGACACGAAAGCAGATGTCGATCCGTCTGACAATAATCTCAGAGTCCAAGTATTGAAAATGCTCGATAGGATCAAGAGAGAGATTGTTCCAGATCATTCGGATCTCGCCCAGATCTTCGATCAATTACAGCTACGCGATTCGACGAGCTGCAGAGACGAAATCGAGAGTCTCGAAGACGAAGTTCAGAATCAGAAGGACGAGAAATCCAAGTCTGATGTGATCGCCCTAATCGGCCTCGTCCGTTACGCAAAATGCGTGTTGTACGGGGCATCGACACCGAGAACCAGCGGAAGGCGGCGGAGATCGGTGGTGGATGTGAATATTCCGGCGGAATTCCGGTGCCCGATCTCTCTCGATCTGATGCGGGACCCGGTGGTGGTCTCGACCGGTCAGACGTACGACCGCGCGTCCATCTCGCCTTGGATCGAATCGGGAAAGAACACGTGTCCAATGACAGGTCAGACGCTGAGCCACACGGATTTGATTCCCAACCGGGCTTTGAAGAATTTGATTGCCATGTGGTGCCGCGAGCAGAGAATCCCATTCGAAGCGAAGGAACTAAACGACAAAGTCAACGGCGTCATTCAAAACAAGACGGCGTTAGAGGCGACGAGGATGACGGTGACGTTCCTGCTAAACAAATTAATGGCGTCGGAGTCAGCGGAGGCGGCGAGCCGCGTGGTTCACGAGCTCCGTGCGCTTGCCAAATCTGACTCCGACAGCCGAGCCTGCATCGCCGAAGCAGGAGGATTGCCTTGCCTCGTCAAGTACCTTATAAGTTCGGAATATCCAAACCTGCAACTTAACGCCGTCACAACGATCCTCAACCTCTCCATCCTCGAAGCGAACAAGATAAAGATAATGGAGACGGAGGGAGTTTTGAACGGCGTTATTGAGGTGCTGAGGTCCGGCGCCACGTGGGAGGCCAAAGGCAACGCCGCGGCGACGATATTCAGCTTGACAGGGGTACACGCTCACAGGAAAATCCTGGGGAGGAAGACACGTGTCGTGAAGGGGTTGGTGGACTTGGCGAGAAACGGTCCCGCAAGTTCACAGAGAGACGCTTTGGTGGCGATCCTGAGTTTGGCGGGAGACAGAGAGGCGGTCGGGAAATTAGTTGAAGGCGGGGTGGTGGAGCTGACCAGTGAGCTCATGGACGCGTTGCCGGAAGAATCGGCCACCATTCTGGACGTGGTGGTTAAGAGAGGGGGGTTGGTGGCGATAGCCGCCGCCTATCACGTAATCAAGAAGCTGGCGGCGGTTTTGAGGGACGGGACGGACCGGGCACGGGAGAGCGCCGCCGCCACGCTTGTGAACATATGCCGGAAAGGGGGATCGGAGGCTGTGGCGGAGCTAGCGGGGGTGGCGGGGATCGAGCGTGTGATATGGGAAATGCTGGGGATGGGGACGGGGAGAGCAAGAAGAAAGGCGGCATCGCTGTTGAGGATCCTGAGGAGATGGGCGGCAGGTCTGGATGGCGATGTAACAGCAGCAGGGTTTTCCACAACAAATGTCAGGAGTTCTACGAGGATGGCATTGCCTGTGTAA